A genomic window from Denticeps clupeoides chromosome 11, fDenClu1.1, whole genome shotgun sequence includes:
- the LOC114799589 gene encoding mitogen-activated protein kinase kinase kinase kinase 1-like, with translation MAEKKPPNTDMKVDRLFAEISSEHFKPPTLKAEKYRSEMFASFLKACLKKKAQNRPSAEELLSHTFVAQSHLSCSLLLELLDWLKQDPHPPASLEVDRPENQPPDQKEEEGKDCSRPQDSRNDVNLEDASRDAEPGIVSDVDLDSPSRLESPQQQEPQVTPKEGQEDPARQLPCSSDPPAQHEELVYRPPCAVPAERPRRRHRFRKRLTRFLNYIPKCFRRLSCYRNN, from the exons ATGGCAGAAAAGAAACCTCCCAATACCGATATGAAGGTCGACAG gctttttgcagaaatATCATCTGAACACTTTAAGCCACCAACACTAAAGGCCGAAAAATATAG GTCCGAGATGTTCGCCAGCTTTCTTAAAGCCTGCCTGAAGAAGAAAGCTCAGAACAGACCCAGTGCAGAGGAGCTGCTCTCA cACACATTTGTGGCTCAGTCACACTTATCCTGCAGtctcctgctggagctgcttgATTGGCTGAAGCAGGACCCCCACCCACCGGCCTCCCTAGAAGTCGATCGGCCAGAAAACCAGCCCCCAgaccagaaggaggaggagggcaaggACTGCAGCCGCCCACAGGACAGCAGAAACGATGTCAACTTGGAG GATGCCTCCAGAGATGCTGAGCCTGGAATCGTTTCAGATGTGGACCTGGACAGTCCTTCACGGTTGGAGTCTCCTCAGCAGCAGGAACCACAAGTCACCCCAAAAGAAGGACAAGAAGATCCTGCGAGACAGCTGCCCTGCTCCAGTGACCCTCCAGCACAACATGAAGAACTGGTTTACAGGCCACCTTGCGCAGTGCCGGCTGAGCGTccacgccgccgccaccgcttcCGCAAGCGCCTGACACGTTTCTTAAATTATATTCCAAAATGTTTCCGCCGCCTCTCTTGTTACCGAAATAACTAA
- the LOC114799606 gene encoding calmodulin-regulated spectrin-associated protein 1-B-like, translating into MVALLDKMKEEERQLGTERHSAGQHGVSFGSHRNSSRTTERDWDNGSTASSITSTSMAEYTGPKLFKEPSAKSNKPIIHNAISHCCLAGKVNEAQKNSILEELEKCESNHLMILFRDGGCQFRALYSYFPDTEEIQKLTDRKQFTVIPAKTVSVSVDALTIHNHLWQVKRPAGPKKNMSGK; encoded by the exons ATGGTGGCGCTGCTGGAtaagatgaaggaggaggagaggcagcttGGGACTGAGAGACACTCAGCAGGACAACATGGGGTTTCATTTGGTTCTCA CCGCAACTCCAGCCGGACAACTGAGAGGGACTGGGACAATGGCTCAACTGCGTCTTCCATAACTTCCACCTCCATGGCTGAATATACTG gtccaaaacttttcaaggaacCAAGTGCAAAATCAAACAAGCCAATCATTCACAATGCCATCTCTCATTGCTGTTTGGCTGGGAAAGTAAATGAAGCTCAGAAAAACTCAATCCTCGAG GAGCTAGAAAAGTGTGAATCAAACCACCTTATGATCCTGTTCCGTGATGGTGGCTGTCAGTTCCGAGCTCTCTACTCCTACTTCCCTGACACGGAAGAGATCCAGAAGTTGACAG ACCGCAAGCAGTTCACAGTCATCCCTGCCAAAACGGTGTCTGTCAGCGTGGATGCCCTCACCATCCACAACCACCTGTGGCAGGTCAAGAGACCGGCTGGGCCCAAGAAGAATATGAGTGGGAAATGA
- the LOC114799588 gene encoding insulin-like growth factor-binding protein complex acid labile subunit has translation MDTMWVALVLLMWGCIDVVHSECQLLTVDFVCTKVPSSFPDGMTSVVLFMNNVGHLNSTVFNSDSLSSVTSLTLTNNGITDMSPRALHAFQQLINLKLDGNHLAKINHTWFSHPEKLQNITLYNNSIEAVDQADLSNFTGLISLNLSRNHIHTISRGSFSALHKLAHLDLSVNRLMHLNPMALNHLKFTKVRLDGNPWDCSCGRLLFGEFVVFLKERLLSGERDRSNLLDSSCA, from the exons ATGGACACCATGTGGG TTGCCCTTGTTCTCCTGATGTGGGGCTGCATAGATGTGGTACATTCCGAGTGTCAGCTGCTGACCGTTGACTTTGTCTGTACAAAGGTTCCATCAA GCTTTCCTGATGGGATGACCTCTGTTGTCCTTTTCATGAACAATGTGGGTCACCTCAACTCCACAGTGTTCAACAGCGACTCTCTATCATCGGTGACTAGCCTCACATTGACCAACAATGGGATCACCGACATGTCCCCCAGAGCCCTTCATGCCTTCCAGCAGCTCATAAACCTAAAGTTGGATGGAAACCACTTGgcaaaaataaaccacacatgGTTCAGCCACCccgaaaaattacaaaatatcacTTTGTACAACAACAGTATAGAGGCTGTAGATCAGGCAGATCTGTCCAACTTCACAGGCCTAATCAGTCTTAATTTGTCTCGTAACCACATTCACACCATTTCTCGAGGAAGCTTCAGTGCTCTCCACAAATTAGCCCATTTAGACCTTTCAGTCAACCGCCTGATGCATCTGAATCCAATGGCCCTGAACCACTTAAAGTTCACCAAGGTACGCCTAGATGGAAATCCTTGGGACTGTTCCTGTGGAAGGTTGCTCTTTGGGGAGTTTGTTGTCTTCTTGAAAG AACGCCTCTTGTCTGGAGAACGAGACCGCAGTAACCTGCTCGACTCCAGCTGTGCTTAG
- the LOC114799609 gene encoding calmodulin-regulated spectrin-associated protein 1-B-like produces the protein MVALLDKMKEEERQLGTERHSAGQHGVSFGSHRNSSRTTERDWDNGSTASSITSTSMAEYTGPKLFKEPSAKSNKPIIHNAISHCCLAGKVNEAQKNSILEELEKCESNHLMILFRDGGCQFRALYSYFPDTEEIQKLTGTGPKNISKKMIDKLYKYSSDRKQFTVIPAKTVSVSVDALTIHNHLWQVKRPAGPKKNMSGK, from the exons ATGGTGGCGCTGCTGGAtaagatgaaggaggaggagaggcagcttGGGACTGAGAGACACTCAGCAGGACAACATGGGGTTTCATTTGGTTCTCA CCGCAACTCCAGCCGGACAACTGAGAGGGACTGGGACAATGGCTCAACTGCGTCTTCCATAACTTCCACCTCCATGGCTGAATATACTG gtccaaaacttttcaaggaacCAAGTGCAAAATCAAACAAGCCAATCATTCACAATGCCATCTCTCATTGCTGTTTGGCTGGGAAAGTAAATGAAGCTCAGAAAAACTCAATCCTCGAG GAGCTAGAAAAGTGTGAATCAAACCACCTTATGATCCTGTTCCGTGATGGTGGCTGTCAGTTCCGAGCTCTCTACTCCTACTTCCCTGACACGGAAGAGATCCAGAAGTTGACAGGCACCGGGCCCAAGAACATCAGCAAAAAAATGATTGACAAGCTGTACAAGTACAGCTCAGACCGCAAGCAGTTCACAGTCATCCCTGCCAAAACGGTGTCTGTCAGCGTGGATGCCCTCACCATCCACAACCACCTGTGGCAGGTCAAGAGACCGGCTGGGCCCAAGAAGAATATGAGTGGGAAATGA
- the LOC114799608 gene encoding paraneoplastic antigen Ma1 homolog, producing MSDVQAMFSTDTESPAPTSLLRAVGDLLDRIGKTSSDGGSFRRLRIFSGTFPTPVGEESFDLWNEQAYLMISECDCSDKEKKRRIMESIRGPALEVIKVARDDAPDLSSRDYVNALERAFGSAESGEDLYFTFRLMQQLPREKLSDFVRRLEKPLSKVLQKGGISLADKDRVRVEQLLRGADPRADLKLLQLRLRERLSNPPNFLQLLSEIRTEEEYEDSRAKLSTSVHNKRVNVQPAIQTDIQELKRQLQDLKTQLSSIVKNDSTVGVTDLKAHSPPDTVVDSCPNEEITALKKQEQQKRNRFRVVKNHMKFWIKKCKMDLKWIHLVWKCLKYWTFQ from the exons ATGTCTGATGTCCAAGCTATGTTCTCCACTGACACTGAGAGTCCTGCTCCTACTTCTCTTCTCCGTGCTGTGGGAGATCTGCTGGATAGAATAGGGAAGACATCTTCAGATGGTGGAAGTTTTCGACGTTTGCGAATTTTTTCTGGGACTTTTCCTACACCTGTGGGTGAGGAATCTTTTGATCTTTGGAATGAACAGGCCTATCTGATGATATCCGAGTGTGACTGTTCAGACAAGGAAAAGAAACGTCGCATAATGGAAAGCATTCGAGGACCTGCTTTGGAAGTAATTAAAGTGGCTCGGGATGATGCACCCGACCTCAGTTCTAGAGACTATGTGAATGCTCTGGAACGTGCATTTGGAAGTGCTGAATCTGGTGAAGATCTATATTTCACTTTTAGACTCATGCAACAGTTGCCCCGTGAGAAACTCTCCGATTTTGTAAGGAGGCTTGAAAAACCTTTAAGCAAAGTACTACAGAAAGGAGGAATTTCACTCGCAGATAAGGACAGAGTCAGAGTGGAACAACTGCTACGAGGTGCTGATCCACGTGCTGATTTGAAGCTTCTGCAACTAAGACTAAGAGAGCGTTTAAGCAATCCGCCTAATTTTCTACAATTACTTAGTGAAATACGCACGGAGGAAGAATATGAAGATTCTCGGGCAAAGCTGAGCACATCGGTGCATAACAAGCGTGTTAATGTACAGCCAGCTATACAGACAGACATTCAAGAACTAAAACGGCAGCTTCAGGATCTTAAGACACAATTAAGCTCCATAGTGAAGAACGACAGTACTGTTGGAGTCACTGACTTAAAGGCTCATTCTCCACCGGACACAGTTGTTGATAGTTGTCCGAATGAGGAAATCACTGCTCTGAAGAAGCAG GAACAACAGAAACGGAACAGATTCAGGGTGGTGAAGAATCACATGAAGTTCTGGATCAAGAAATGCAAAATGGACCTGAAATGGATTCATCTGGTCTGGAAGTGTCTGAAGTACTGGACATTCCAATAG
- the LOC114799745 gene encoding mitogen-activated protein kinase kinase kinase kinase 1-like codes for MAEKKPPNTDMKVDRLFAEISSEHFKPPTLKAEKYRSEMFASFLKACLKKKAQNRPSAEELLSHTFVAQSHLSCSLLLELLDWLKQDPHPPASLEVDRPENQPPDQKEEEGKDCSRPQDNRNDVNLEDASRDAEPGIVSDVDLDSPSRLESPQQQEPQVTPKEGQEDPARQLPCSSDPPAQHEQLVYRPPCAVPAERPRRRHRFRKRLTRFLNYIPKCFRRLSCYRNN; via the exons ATGGCAGAAAAGAAACCTCCCAATACCGATATGAAGGTCGACAG gctttttgcagaaatATCATCTGAACACTTTAAGCCACCAACACTAAAGGCCGAAAAATATAG GTCCGAGATGTTCGCCAGCTTTCTTAAAGCCTGCCTGAAGAAGAAAGCTCAGAACAGACCCAGTGCAGAGGAGCTGCTCTCA cACACATTTGTGGCTCAGTCACACTTATCCTGCAGtctcctgctggagctgcttgATTGGCTGAAGCAGGACCCCCACCCACCGGCCTCCCTAGAAGTCGATCGGCCAGAAAACCAGCCCCCAgaccagaaggaggaggagggcaaggACTGCAGCCGCCCACAGGACAACAGAAACGATGTCAACTTGGAG GATGCCTCCAGAGATGCTGAGCCTGGAATCGTTTCAGATGTGGACCTGGACAGTCCTTCACGGTTGGAGTCTCCTCAGCAGCAGGAACCACAAGTCACCCCAAAAGAAGGACAAGAAGATCCTGCGAGACAGCTGCCCTGCTCCAGTGACCCTCCAGCACAACATGAACAACTGGTTTACAGGCCACCTTGCGCAGTGCCGGCTGAGCGTccacgccgccgccaccgcttcCGCAAGCGCCTGACACGTTTCTTAAATTATATTCCAAAATGTTTCCGCCGCCTCTCTTGTTACCGAAATAACTAA